In Nicotiana tabacum cultivar K326 chromosome 17, ASM71507v2, whole genome shotgun sequence, one DNA window encodes the following:
- the LOC107807064 gene encoding uncharacterized protein LOC107807064, with protein sequence MVYGFNDAALRRKLWEDIKEIHEHMDELWAVMGDFNCVLHKEERIGSPITMTEIREFKQCVKECTLQDMKSSGAFFTWNNKQGGNDRVYSRINRVLVNNEWILALPYSEVYYRNEGTLDHCPAIIRWAVDQKKQHMFRYFNMWSMAPDYKETVKQGWKTNKTGTKIYELVEKLNNLKGKLRQLNKEKFSHIEKKADQAQEILMQCQQRMQQIPLNQELQEEEARLTRKTKRLNEARHQYLKQKRKVQWLEKGDLNTKLFHNMMKARRNMNKIFSITDAQGVNRTEVDAIAKSFIDFYTTC encoded by the coding sequence ATGGTTTATGGATTCAATGATGCTGCACTAAGAAGGAAATTATGGGAGGATATCAAGGAAATTCATGAGCATATGGATGAACTTTGGGCAGTCATGGGGGATTTCAACTGTGTCCTACATAAAGAAGAAAGGATTGGGAGTCCAATTACAATGACAGAAATAAGAGAATTCAAGCAATGTGTGAAAGAATGTACATTACAAGATATGAAGTCTTCAGGGGCCTTCTTTACGTGGAACAACAAACAGGGAGGTAATGACAGAGTATATAGTAGGATTAACAGGGTGTTGGTCAATAATGAGTGGATATTGGCTTTACCATATTCAGAGGTATATTATAGGAATGAAGGGACATTGGATCACTGTCCTGCAATAATTAGATGGGCAGTAGATCAAAAGAAGCAACATATGTTCAGATACTTTAACATGTGGAGCATGGCACCAGATTACAAAGAGACAGTAAAGCAAGGCTGGAAGACAAACAAAACTGGGACCAAAATATATGAGTTGGTGGAAAAACTAAACAACCTGAAGGGGAAATTAAGGCAGCTAAACAAAGAGAAGTTCAGTCATATAGAAAAGAAAGCAGATCAAGCACAAGAAATATTAATGCAATGTCAACAAAGAATGCAACAAATACCTCTTAATCAGGAGCTACAAGAGGAAGAAGCAAGGCTAACCAGGAAGACTAAGAGGTTGAATGAAGCAAGACATCAGTATTTAAAACAGAAAAGGAAGGTGCAGTGGCTGGAAAAAGGGGACCTAAACACCAAATTGTTTCATAACATGATGAAGGCTAGAAGGAATATGAACAAAATCTTCTCTATAACAGATGCACAGGGAGTCAATCGAACTGAGGTGGATGCAATTGCAAAGTCCTTTATTGATTTCTACACTACTTGTTAG
- the LOC107807062 gene encoding glyoxylase I 4 produces the protein MIVEIEEVSSCQALPLLSLNHVSLLVRDVWNSLRFYEDVLGFCLVKRPSSFNFHGAWLYNYGVGIHLLENVAMEDYDAINEPRPINPKDNHISFQCTDVEVVKRRLEEMGMRYVTAVVEDNGIKVDQVFFHDPDGYMIEICNCDNIPLLPISSTFPLKPHNIGTSHNKFTPTNCGCGFTETAEMMESLSKDMLNFSF, from the exons ATGATAGTGGAGATTGAAGAAGTGAGCAGCTGCCAAGCACTACCTCTGCTTTCACTCAACCATGTGTCTTTGTTGGTGAGAGATGTTTGGAATTCTCTGCGCTTCTATGAAGATGTCTTGGGCTTTTGTCTTGTTAAACGACCTTCTTCTTTCAATTTCCATGGTGCCTG GTTGTACAACTATGGAGTTGGGATTCACTTGCTTGAGAACGTAGCTATGGAGGATTACgatgccatcaatgaacctcGACCCATTAATCCTAAGGATAACCACATTTCTTTCCAG TGCACTGATGTTGAAGTGGTGAAGAGAAGGTTGGAGGAAATGGGAATGAGATATGTGACTGCAGTGGTAGAGGATAATGGCATAAAGGTAGATCAGGTGTTTTTCCATGACCCAGATGGCTACATGATTGAAATCTGTAACTGTGATAACATTCCACTTTTGCCTATCTCTTCAACTTTCCCACTCAAGCCTCACAATATTGGCACCAGCCATAACAAATTCACACCCACCAATTGTGGCTGTGGTTTCACGGAAACTGCAGAGATGATGGAAAGCTTAAGCAAAGACATGCTCAACTTTTCTTTCTaa